The following coding sequences are from one Nicotiana tabacum cultivar K326 chromosome 1, ASM71507v2, whole genome shotgun sequence window:
- the LOC107812667 gene encoding NDR1/HIN1-like protein 13, translated as HHFKKYAESHHCHSHFHCGRRKFTTGTIKPNRTTTRATPIAITTTAAAKPTATTVRNPKPYRTTSNPYHQHNHLRFSCRRLLCKCYLWSTLSIDIILFFAAIIGAIFYVLYHPQRPRFSIYSLKISNFSLTTTPDDITQRSINFKLILYTLTALENEVILASGSFNGISSSPKNITIMHFILLTGSQVLDIDSVTSLQSDLQRKGWLPVTILIDTMIRVKMDKLKSKRVGIRVTCEGVYGQTPTGEVPAVCLSLKSDNN; from the coding sequence CACCATTTCAAGAAATATGCAGAAAGTCACCAttgccactcccacttccactgcgGCCGCCGTAAATTCACGACGGGCACTATCAAGCCAAATCGTACCACCACCAGAGCTACCCCTATTGCTATCACCACCACCGCAGCTGCAAAGCCAACCGCCACCACCGTCAGGAACCCAAAACCTTACCGAACGACATCAAACCCCTACCACCAACACAACCATCTCCGCTTCAGCTGTCGACGTTTGCTTTGCAAATGCTATTTGTGGTCCACCCTTAGCATCGACATCATCCTCTTCTTTGCAGCCATTATCGGTGCTATTTTCTACGTCCTTTACCATCCTCAGCGTCCCAGATTCTCAATCTACTCACTAAAAATCTCCAACTTCAGCCTCACTACCACCCCCGATGACATCACCCAGCGCTCCATAAATTTCAAGCTCATACTCTACACCTTAACTGCATTGGAAAATGAAGTTATTTTAGCCAGTGGATCATTTAACGGGATCAGTAGCAGTCCAAAAAACATTACCATTATGCACTTCATTCTATTGACGGGGTCGCAAGTTCTTGATATTGATTCGGTCACGTCCTTGCAATCTGATCTGCAAAGGAAAGGTTGGTTGCCGGTGACAATCTTAATAGATACAATGATTAGGGTGAAAATGGACAAACTTAAAAGCAAGAGGGTAGGGATAAGAGTAACATGTGAAGGGGTTTATGGACAAACTCCAACGGGGGAAGTTCCAGCTGTGTGTTTatccttaaaatcggataacaattaa